Genomic DNA from Prunus persica cultivar Lovell chromosome G1, Prunus_persica_NCBIv2, whole genome shotgun sequence:
GCGGGCACAAGATTGAGACTGTTCCTGAATTGCCCCTGGTTGTTAGCGACTCCATTGAAGGTGTTGAGAAGACCTCCGCGGCTTTGAAGGTTTTGAAGCAGATCGGGGCTTACTCCGATGCCGAGAAGGCGAAGGACAGCCACTCGATCCGACCTGGAAAGGGTAAGATGAGGAACAGGCGGTATATTAACCGAAAGGGGCCGTTGATTGTGTACGGGACTGAGGGGGCCAAGCTCGTGAAGGCGTTTAGGAACATTCCTGGTATTGATATCATCAATGTGGAGAGGCTTAATCTGTTGAAGCTTGCTCCCGGTGGGCATTTGGGTCGGTTTGTCGTCTGGACCAAGTCGGCCTTCGAGAAATTGGATTCGATCTATGGCTCATTTGATAAGGTTTCTGAGAAGAAGAATGGGTATGTGTTGCCGAGGTCGAAGATGGTAAATGCTGATTTGGCGAGGATTATTAACTCCGATGAGGTTCAGAGTGTTGTTAGGCCGATCAAGAAGGAAGTGAAGAGGGCTCCATTGAAAAAGAATCCTCTGAAGAATCTGAATACCCTGCTTAAGTTGAATCCTTATGCAAAGACAGCTAGGAGAATGTCTTTGTTGGCCGAGGCGGAGAGGGTCAAGGCTAAGAAGGAGAAGCTTgacaagaagaggaagcccaTTTCTAAGGTAATCAACTCACCCCAACTTCTGAGATTATATGTTTCTGTTTGTGGTCAATTGATTCTGTTGATTATTTACATGGTGGTTAAGATTGTTCGATTGGGAGTATGTTTTTGTTGTagaaaatttggggttttcgTTTTTAATTGGTGTTGTATTTCTACTAGTGCTATGAATCGAAGCTTGATTGTTGTATGCTTAATTgcattattgtttttattccaaaatttgaattgtttgaatGCACATGTTAGTCTCTGTAAGTGCATCTtaatacttttgtttttttggttgcttatCATTCTAAGGTTAGTGAATGCATGTTGCTTTAtacatgttatatatataattttatgttcAATTGCTTTTGATTGTAAGGCAGATAATTTTCGTGATTGATTGTATCGATGTAGAGTCTGTTTTGGAGTATGATTGACATATTCATAAATCAGTCCCGATTCTTAATAGAATGCTGCCTTCATGTTATCGAGCCAGATATCCACTCACGGTCATTGTTTTTAATGTGGAGGAATTTCATTAGTactgttcttaatcttttgcACTGTTTT
This window encodes:
- the LOC18778210 gene encoding 60S ribosomal protein L4, which codes for MAAAAAAARLLVTVQSLEGDMATDQTQTVALPDVMKASIRPDIVTFVHSNISKNSRQPYAVSKKAGHQTSAESWGTGRAVSRIPRVPGGGTHRAGQGAFGNMCRGGRMFAPTKIWRRWHRKINVNQKRYAVVSAIAASAVPSLVLARGHKIETVPELPLVVSDSIEGVEKTSAALKVLKQIGAYSDAEKAKDSHSIRPGKGKMRNRRYINRKGPLIVYGTEGAKLVKAFRNIPGIDIINVERLNLLKLAPGGHLGRFVVWTKSAFEKLDSIYGSFDKVSEKKNGYVLPRSKMVNADLARIINSDEVQSVVRPIKKEVKRAPLKKNPLKNLNTLLKLNPYAKTARRMSLLAEAERVKAKKEKLDKKRKPISKEEASTIKAAGKAWYQTMISDSDYTEFDNFTKWLGVSQ